In Gadus macrocephalus chromosome 11, ASM3116895v1, a single genomic region encodes these proteins:
- the lrrc2 gene encoding leucine-rich repeat-containing protein 2 — translation MRLERLGVPVYDLGSLRSLWEVRTRKYKQRQKKEKERVEKSALVKINQQWQYRVHCKSLRGGEVDVLHRYLDRDVLLDDSTDPQLAGAEGEQDRLVLRLEGEQWKEFPSELQWMSYLKEWHVRSTRISRLPDFLFVFSQLTNLQLPKNALSELPPEIGKLPMLKELNANYNRLTKIPPELGGCENLERLELTGNYLAQLPFVLSSLKKLVHLDLAENKFPTVPICVLRMSGLQALDMSNNLLTDLPEDTDRLEQLRSLFIHKNRLSYLPHCLSNISSLNVIVVSGDELNCIPTHLCSNPDIKFVRLYDNPGTEARKKKEEEERKKGKRRSWEEGTRKDGSEKEFLQAYMESLKDRETVPYSTTKVSISCLL, via the exons ATGCGTTTGGAGAGGCTTGGGGTGCCCGTCTACGACCTGGGCTCTCTCCGCAGTCTCTGGGAGGTACGAACCCGGAAGtacaaacagagacagaagaaggagaaggagagagtggagaagaGTGCTCTGGTCAA gatcaACCAGCAGTGGCAGTACCGCGTGCACTGTAAGAGTCTGCGGGGCGGAGAGGTGGATGTTCTGCATCGTTACCTCGACAGAGACGTGCTCCTGGACGACAGCACAGACCCACAGCTCGCTG GCGCCGAGGGTGAACAGGACAGACTGGTTCTCAGGCTGGAAGGAGAACAGTGGAAG GAGTTCCCAAGCGAGCTGCAGTGGATGTCCTACCTGAAGGAGTGGCATGTGCGCTCTACCAGGATCAGCCGCCTGCCAGACTTCCTGTTCGTATTCAGCCAGCTCACCAACCTGCAGCTGCCCAAGAACGCCCTCAGCGAGCTGCCCCCAGAGATAG GGAAGCTGCCCATGCTAAAGGAGCTAAATGCTAACTATAACCGCCTAACCAAAATCCCTCCGGAACTGGGGGGCTGTGAAAACCTGGAGAGACTGGAGCTCACTGGAAACTACCTGGCCCAGCTGCCCTttgtg CTGAGCAGTCTGAAGAAGCTGGTTCACCTGGACCTTGCGGAGAACAAGTTCCCCACGGTGCCCATCTGCGTGCTCAGGATGAGCGGCCTGCAGGCCCTCGACATGAGTAACAACCTGCTGACAGACCTCCCTGAGGACACAGACAg GTTGGAGCAGCTTCGCTCGCTGTTCATCCACAAGAACCGCCTGTCATACCTCCCTCACTGCCTCTCCAACATCTCCAGCCTCAACGTCATCGTCGTCAGCGGCGACGAACTCAACTGCATCCCCACTCACCTCTGCTCGAACCCGGACATCAA GTTTGTCCGTCTGTATGACAATCCAGGGACTGAGGCGaggaagaagaaagaggaagaggagaggaagaaggggaagaggaggagctgggaggaGGGGACGAGGAAAGATGGTTCAGAGAAAGAGTTTCTGCAGGCCTACATGGAGTCACTGAAGGATAGAG AAACCGTGCCCTATTCCACCACAAAGGTGTCCATCTCCTGCCTGCTGTGA